Proteins from one Sabethes cyaneus chromosome 2, idSabCyanKW18_F2, whole genome shotgun sequence genomic window:
- the LOC128734082 gene encoding probable elongation factor 1-beta — MAFGDVKTPKGLEELNNFLADHSYIEGYVPSKADLSVFDALGKAPAGNNVHAQRWYRHIASFSAQERAAWGGQALPQVAGAKPTVTAAAPAAAAAAADDDDDDVDLFGSEDEEETAEAARLKEERLAAYNAKKSKKPALIAKSSIILDVKPWDDETDMAVMESSVRSIEMDGLLWGAAKLVPVGYGIKKLQICCVIEDDKVSVDELQEKIQDFEDFVQSVDIAAFNKI, encoded by the exons ATGGCTTTTGGAGACGTTAAGACACCCAAGGGACTGGAAGAACTGAATAACTTCCTGGCCGATCACAGTTACATCGAGGG GTATGTTCCATCGAAAGCCGATTTGTCAGTGTTCGATGCACTGGGAAAAGCTCCGGCAGGAAACAATGTCCATGCTCAGCGCTGGTACCGTCACATTGCTTCGTTCAGTGCCCAGGAGCGCGCTGCATGGGGTGGTCAGGCACTTCCGCAGGTCGCTGGTGCTAAGCCAACGGTGACTGCCGCAGCTccagctgctgctgcagctgccgccgacgacgacgatgacgatgtcGACCTGTTCGGATCGGAAGATGAGGAAGAAACTGCCGAAGCAGCAAGGTTGAAGGAGGAACGTTTGGCCGCTTACAACGCGAAGAAATCCAAGAAACCGGCCCTGATCGCTAAGAGCTCCATCATTCTCGACGTAAAACCCTGGGACGATGAAACTGACATGGCAGTGATGGAATCGTCGGTGCGCAGTATCGAGATGGATGGTCTTCTGTGGGGAGCTGCCAAGCTGGTCCCAGTTGGATACGGTATCAAGAAGCTGCAGATCTGCTGCGTCATCGAGGATGATAAGGTTTCCGTGGACGAACTGCAGGAGAAGATCCAGGACTTCGAGGACTTTGTACAGTCGGT